From the Bacteroidia bacterium genome, one window contains:
- a CDS encoding GIY-YIG nuclease family protein, with the protein MFFVHILQSTVTNRYYVASMHDVRLRLAHHNDGWSRSTKTGRPWRIVYTEQYPDRSGAVRREHEIKRRKSRKYIEA; encoded by the coding sequence ATGTTCTTTGTCCATATTCTCCAAAGCACCGTGACGAATCGATACTACGTCGCTTCGATGCACGATGTGCGGCTCCGGCTGGCGCATCACAACGATGGCTGGAGCAGATCAACAAAAACCGGCAGACCCTGGCGTATCGTATACACCGAGCAGTATCCCGACCGCTCAGGCGCCGTACGACGCGAGCACGAGATCAAGCGACGGAAGAGCAGGAAGTACATCGAAGCCTGA
- the cas1 gene encoding type II CRISPR-associated endonuclease Cas1, whose amino-acid sequence MKRTIVISQPCRINISNDQLVCAKSDESTLSVSFEDLGILLLETSQYIITGAALSRLMEAKVAVITCTDNHHPNGLLLPLAGGGTHTEVLRTQVEASQPLRKQLWKVTVKAKISNQAVFSKQWGDHADPLFRWSKKVRSGDPDNYEARAASWYWKRFLGKTQKFLRDPEGDPPNSLLNYGYAILRAAMARAVVSSGLHPSLGIHHRNRYNPFCLADDLMEPYRPFVDSIVRGLYFEQGEHYLSRDAKAALLSVLTADVLIAGNRRPLLLAMSMSSSSLAECYAEKSASLTFPTPHEN is encoded by the coding sequence GTGAAGAGAACCATTGTCATAAGTCAACCATGCCGGATCAATATTTCGAATGATCAGTTGGTCTGTGCCAAGAGCGACGAGAGCACATTAAGTGTGTCGTTTGAGGATCTCGGGATTCTCCTTCTGGAGACATCTCAGTACATTATAACAGGTGCCGCATTGAGCAGACTGATGGAAGCGAAGGTTGCCGTTATAACTTGTACGGATAATCACCATCCTAATGGCTTGCTCCTCCCTCTCGCCGGAGGTGGCACGCACACGGAGGTACTGCGAACGCAGGTCGAGGCGAGTCAACCTCTCCGGAAACAACTTTGGAAGGTGACCGTCAAGGCCAAAATCAGCAACCAGGCGGTATTTTCGAAGCAATGGGGAGATCATGCCGATCCCCTCTTCCGCTGGTCCAAAAAGGTCCGCTCAGGCGATCCTGATAATTACGAAGCCCGCGCAGCTTCCTGGTACTGGAAACGCTTCCTCGGTAAGACACAGAAATTTCTGCGTGACCCCGAAGGCGATCCTCCGAACTCGCTACTCAACTATGGGTACGCGATTTTACGGGCAGCAATGGCCAGAGCGGTGGTTTCGTCTGGTCTGCACCCTTCGCTCGGCATTCACCACCGTAATCGCTACAATCCGTTTTGTCTGGCCGATGATTTGATGGAGCCCTATCGGCCCTTCGTGGATTCGATCGTGCGCGGCCTGTACTTTGAACAAGGCGAGCACTATCTCAGCAGAGATGCCAAAGCGGCCTTGTTGAGCGTCTTGACAGCTGATGTACTCATAGCAGGAAACAGGCGCCCCCTGCTCCTCGCCATGAGCATGAGCAGCAGCTCACTCGCAGAGTGCTACGCCGAGAAATCCGCATCACTTACCTTCCCCACGCCTCATGAGAATTGA
- the cas9 gene encoding type II CRISPR RNA-guided endonuclease Cas9 (Cas9, originally named Csn1, is the large, multifunctional signature protein of type II CRISPR/Cas systems. It is well known even to general audiences because its RNA-guided endonuclease activity has made it a popular tool for custom editing of eukaryotic genomes.), which produces MGKTLGLDLGTNSVGWCLVEDGKQIIASGVRIFPVGVKEDDYVKQGKEVSKNVDRRIARGIRRRRHRYLLRRARLIALLEKHNMMPVLGAVGTRKLYELRRTALDKKIPLADLGRILLMLNKRRGFKSNRKTAVSDDAKKEEGVVKEAIGKLKRDIEETGCRTVGEYFATLFDATDEQKRWHNSDEPIERIRGRFVDRSMYQQEFDLIWAKQSRYYPSILTDDLRHEIRDKVIYFQRPLKSQKGTIGRCRYEPSKRCAPKSGFDFQEFRIWQQLGAVRYDLGTELNQPLTLEQKVLLAEYLAENPKLTRTKARTILRLPASVQFNDVFDLLGNTTAARLKEAIGENTYEALSEDAMRELWHIISFCDDDEKMQAIIERKISRRVLPALNPEQIENIINTKFEDGYGNLSTKAIRKLLPHLRSDMNMYDAAVAAGYGGVGPGTKKIRELDKIPPLKPNELRNPIVQQILTETFKVVNALVREYGKPDMIRVEMARSLKKPKKLREEARYKAQVKQLQREEYAELLSKHFKRRIYANDPEIRKYELWLEMGCKDAGLNDIESFFRNGKIRDAVKYRLWKECDRISPYSGKTISLRRLFSAEIEIEHILPYSRTMNNEFTNLSLCESDINRRKGNQLPYHFFASLGPRELEKFKERVAQFRGIKRHRFLMTEIPEDFLNSQLTNTSYAAREAMERLETLLPPVMNDDGTWHPRVQVMNGQATSNLRRLWGLNSILSNDENPVKNRGDHRHHAVDALVIACTTPRITHDLARYSQFNELSDLSNEHIKAPWRSFRTDAEKVIHGIIISLRNDKRLVSRKPNSIKVKAGKKHPDGKLRQTTVSIRGRLHEETLYGKIQQGGEDVFVHRKPINTFTDGKQLEKVIDKKVREVLQKRVAEFGGNVKQAFSDLENNPVYMYSKTGKRVKINKVRIKASGQQLKLLRETTNTWVDTGNNYAIAIYEDKASGKRSFETIPYFEAVRRTLSGQKVVRESFEGKPLMLSLKQRDIVVRYHQHPDEIRWDDIDDLRPRLYRVRKFDVKGIIYLDNLYASKLDEKDRNSLFYAVTPGTIKVIPSRVSILGKLRTDNSDR; this is translated from the coding sequence ATGGGAAAAACGTTAGGACTCGATCTCGGTACAAATTCCGTTGGCTGGTGTTTGGTCGAAGACGGAAAGCAGATCATAGCATCAGGAGTACGGATTTTCCCCGTCGGAGTAAAGGAAGATGACTACGTCAAGCAAGGGAAGGAGGTCTCTAAAAATGTTGACCGGCGCATAGCGCGTGGTATCCGGAGACGCAGACACCGATATCTCCTGCGAAGAGCGAGACTTATTGCCCTGCTCGAAAAACACAACATGATGCCTGTGCTCGGTGCGGTCGGGACGCGGAAACTCTATGAACTCAGACGTACAGCTCTGGACAAGAAAATCCCGCTTGCTGACCTCGGCCGCATACTGCTGATGCTGAACAAACGCCGCGGTTTTAAAAGCAACAGAAAAACTGCCGTGAGCGATGATGCAAAGAAGGAGGAAGGTGTCGTCAAGGAAGCCATTGGCAAGCTTAAACGTGACATCGAGGAAACGGGCTGCCGAACTGTCGGAGAATATTTCGCGACCCTCTTCGATGCGACAGACGAGCAAAAACGCTGGCATAACAGCGACGAGCCGATCGAGCGTATTCGTGGGCGATTCGTCGACAGGTCCATGTACCAGCAGGAATTCGATCTTATTTGGGCGAAGCAGTCACGTTATTATCCCAGCATCCTCACTGACGATCTCCGACACGAAATTCGCGACAAGGTGATTTATTTTCAGCGTCCACTGAAATCGCAGAAAGGTACTATCGGCCGTTGCCGTTACGAGCCATCAAAGCGATGCGCGCCGAAAAGTGGGTTTGATTTCCAGGAATTCCGCATATGGCAGCAACTGGGCGCCGTGCGGTATGATCTTGGTACCGAGCTGAATCAACCGCTCACTCTTGAGCAAAAAGTGCTTCTCGCGGAATACCTGGCCGAGAATCCAAAGCTGACACGTACGAAAGCCCGCACCATCCTCCGCCTGCCGGCAAGCGTACAATTCAATGATGTTTTCGATTTGCTAGGGAACACTACCGCCGCGCGACTGAAAGAGGCGATTGGCGAAAATACCTACGAGGCACTCTCAGAGGACGCCATGCGTGAGCTGTGGCACATCATTTCCTTCTGCGATGATGACGAGAAAATGCAGGCGATAATCGAGCGGAAGATTTCCAGGCGTGTTCTTCCTGCACTGAATCCGGAGCAGATAGAGAACATAATCAACACGAAGTTCGAAGATGGTTACGGCAATCTCTCCACAAAGGCTATCCGGAAGCTTCTACCCCACCTCCGCAGTGACATGAATATGTACGACGCGGCGGTCGCCGCCGGCTATGGGGGTGTCGGTCCTGGAACAAAAAAAATACGTGAGCTCGATAAAATCCCGCCATTGAAGCCGAATGAACTGCGGAATCCGATTGTCCAGCAGATTCTTACCGAGACCTTCAAAGTCGTTAATGCGCTTGTTCGGGAGTACGGTAAACCGGACATGATTCGCGTAGAAATGGCACGATCATTGAAAAAGCCGAAAAAACTCCGCGAAGAGGCGCGATACAAAGCACAGGTCAAGCAGCTACAGCGTGAGGAGTATGCAGAGCTGCTCAGCAAGCACTTCAAGCGTCGTATCTATGCCAACGATCCCGAAATTCGGAAGTACGAACTATGGCTCGAGATGGGCTGCAAGGATGCGGGATTGAACGATATCGAAAGCTTTTTCCGAAACGGGAAGATTCGTGATGCCGTGAAATACAGACTATGGAAGGAATGCGACAGAATTTCCCCATACAGCGGAAAAACAATTTCCTTGCGAAGGCTCTTCAGCGCCGAAATCGAGATAGAGCATATCCTGCCTTACAGCAGGACAATGAACAACGAATTCACCAATCTGTCGCTGTGCGAGTCAGACATCAATCGGAGGAAGGGCAATCAGCTCCCCTATCATTTCTTCGCGTCCTTGGGCCCACGTGAACTTGAGAAATTCAAGGAAAGAGTGGCGCAGTTCCGCGGCATCAAGCGGCACCGCTTCCTCATGACGGAAATCCCGGAAGATTTCCTAAACAGCCAGCTCACGAACACGAGTTATGCTGCAAGGGAAGCAATGGAGCGGCTCGAAACGCTGCTCCCGCCTGTTATGAACGACGATGGGACCTGGCACCCTCGCGTACAGGTCATGAACGGGCAGGCCACATCCAACTTGCGCAGATTATGGGGCCTGAATTCAATCCTTTCAAACGACGAAAATCCGGTCAAGAACCGGGGCGACCATCGACATCACGCAGTGGACGCGCTCGTCATTGCCTGCACCACACCAAGAATCACACACGATCTCGCACGGTACAGTCAGTTCAACGAACTCAGCGATCTCAGCAACGAACACATAAAAGCGCCATGGCGCAGTTTCCGCACGGACGCCGAGAAAGTGATCCACGGTATCATTATCTCACTTCGCAATGACAAACGGTTGGTATCCCGGAAACCCAACAGTATCAAGGTCAAAGCCGGTAAAAAACATCCGGATGGGAAGCTTCGCCAGACGACAGTCTCGATTCGCGGACGACTGCATGAAGAAACGCTGTACGGAAAAATTCAGCAGGGGGGCGAGGATGTGTTTGTCCACCGCAAACCAATAAACACATTCACGGATGGCAAGCAACTTGAGAAGGTTATAGACAAAAAAGTGCGTGAAGTACTTCAGAAACGTGTGGCGGAATTCGGCGGAAATGTCAAACAGGCCTTTTCCGATCTTGAGAACAATCCCGTGTACATGTACTCCAAAACCGGCAAGCGCGTGAAAATCAACAAGGTCCGGATAAAAGCGAGCGGACAGCAGCTAAAACTGTTGCGCGAAACCACGAACACCTGGGTTGATACCGGAAACAATTACGCCATCGCAATTTACGAAGACAAGGCAAGCGGTAAACGTTCGTTCGAAACAATCCCTTACTTTGAAGCTGTCCGCCGGACGCTTAGCGGTCAGAAAGTAGTGCGAGAGTCCTTCGAGGGTAAACCACTGATGCTCAGCCTGAAACAACGAGACATAGTTGTTCGTTATCATCAACACCCTGATGAAATACGCTGGGACGACATCGATGATCTTAGACCCCGATTGTACCGTGTTCGCAAATTCGATGTGAAAGGCATAATCTATCTGGACAATCTATACGCCTCCAAACTGGATGAAAAGGACCGTAACAGTCTCTTTTATGCAGTGACTCCGGGTACGATTAAAGTTATACCCTCACGAGTGAGCATCCTTGGAAAGCTAAGAACCGATAACAGTGATAGGTGA
- the cas2 gene encoding CRISPR-associated endonuclease Cas2, with translation MRIDEYRIMWVLVFFDLPTETAAERKAYADFRKKLMKDGFEMFQFSIYLRHCMSQENADVHTKRVKSFLPPRGKVGILRITDKQFGMMEIFYEAKPRAVKAPPQQLEFF, from the coding sequence ATGAGAATTGACGAGTATCGGATCATGTGGGTACTGGTTTTTTTCGATTTACCCACGGAAACAGCCGCTGAACGAAAGGCCTACGCGGATTTCCGGAAGAAGCTCATGAAAGATGGTTTCGAAATGTTCCAGTTTTCCATCTATCTCCGACATTGCATGAGTCAGGAGAATGCCGATGTCCACACAAAGCGCGTCAAAAGCTTTCTCCCGCCACGCGGGAAAGTCGGTATCCTCAGAATCACCGACAAACAGTTTGGGATGATGGAAATTTTTTACGAGGCGAAGCCCAGGGCGGTAAAAGCACCTCCGCAACAACTCGAATTTTTCTGA